A single window of Halobacterium jilantaiense DNA harbors:
- the glmS gene encoding glutamine--fructose-6-phosphate transaminase (isomerizing) — MCGIVGYAGDNEALPVVASGLKNLEYRGYDSAGVALLDGDIDVFKSSGEIDDLTLPDNHDASVGVGHTRWSTHGKPTDANAHPHTACSGDIAVVHNGIIDNYEALKAALVEDGHEFLSETDTEVVPHLLEERYDDENLIAAVEDVVNQLDGSFALAVTAVGYDGIVVARKDSPLVVGVSPTRNFVASDVTAFLEHTQDVVFLEDGDVAAVTRDSVDVRNGGEQVTRETRTVDWEADSAGKAGYDHYMLKEIHEQPQALRQTISGRLDVARGTVDLDLDLPENYLKSLEEIQIVACGTSYHAGLYARRLLEEYADVRCSVEVASEYEFTGGRDPWRTLVVAVTQSGETADTLRAMRKADAAGARTLAVTNTVGSTAAREANDVVYIRAGPEIGVAATKTFAAQVTTLSMLTVAIGLERGALAGDRASTLLHNVRGLPGAVQQALDDADRVRETASELADSEAFFFIGRRLGMPVSLEGALKLKEISYVHAEGFAGGELKHGTLALVTEDTPVLATLTDGANPQETLNNVKEVQSRGAPVVGISSIDAAESYLDVGFAVPELGELEPLVANVYLQLFAYHVADTLGRDIDKPRNLAKSVTVE; from the coding sequence ATGTGTGGAATCGTCGGATACGCAGGCGACAATGAGGCGCTTCCAGTGGTCGCGAGCGGCCTGAAGAACCTCGAGTACCGCGGCTACGACTCCGCGGGTGTGGCCTTGCTCGACGGCGACATCGACGTGTTCAAGAGTTCGGGTGAAATCGACGATCTGACGCTGCCGGACAACCACGATGCCTCGGTCGGCGTCGGTCACACCCGCTGGAGCACGCACGGGAAGCCGACTGACGCGAACGCCCACCCGCACACGGCCTGCTCAGGTGACATCGCTGTCGTCCACAACGGTATCATCGACAACTATGAGGCCCTGAAGGCGGCCCTCGTCGAGGACGGCCACGAGTTTCTCAGTGAGACCGACACGGAGGTTGTCCCGCACTTGCTCGAAGAACGCTACGACGACGAGAATCTAATTGCGGCCGTCGAAGACGTCGTGAATCAACTTGACGGGAGCTTCGCACTCGCGGTCACCGCCGTCGGATACGACGGTATTGTGGTCGCGCGAAAGGACAGCCCGCTCGTCGTGGGCGTCTCGCCGACCCGGAACTTCGTGGCCAGCGACGTCACTGCGTTCCTTGAGCACACTCAGGACGTGGTCTTCTTGGAGGACGGCGACGTCGCCGCAGTGACGAGAGACAGCGTCGATGTTCGCAACGGTGGCGAGCAGGTGACCAGAGAGACGCGGACGGTCGACTGGGAGGCTGATAGCGCTGGGAAGGCGGGCTACGATCACTACATGCTGAAAGAGATCCACGAGCAGCCCCAGGCGCTCCGACAGACGATTTCGGGGCGACTGGACGTCGCGCGCGGAACTGTGGACCTCGACCTCGACCTCCCCGAGAACTACCTGAAGAGCCTGGAAGAGATCCAGATTGTCGCCTGTGGGACGTCGTATCACGCGGGGCTCTACGCGAGACGGCTCCTCGAAGAGTACGCCGATGTCCGGTGTTCAGTCGAAGTCGCGAGCGAGTACGAGTTCACGGGCGGCCGTGACCCGTGGCGGACGCTCGTCGTTGCCGTCACGCAGAGCGGCGAGACTGCAGATACGCTGAGAGCGATGCGAAAGGCCGACGCGGCCGGTGCACGCACGCTTGCCGTGACGAACACGGTTGGCAGCACGGCCGCCCGCGAGGCGAATGACGTCGTCTACATCAGGGCGGGTCCAGAGATTGGCGTGGCTGCGACGAAGACGTTCGCCGCGCAGGTTACGACTCTCTCGATGTTGACGGTCGCAATCGGGCTTGAGCGCGGAGCACTTGCAGGGGACCGGGCGAGCACACTCTTGCATAACGTCAGAGGGCTCCCCGGGGCGGTCCAGCAAGCGCTGGACGACGCCGACCGTGTCCGAGAGACGGCGAGCGAGTTGGCGGACAGTGAGGCATTTTTCTTCATCGGTCGCCGCCTCGGCATGCCAGTCTCTCTGGAGGGCGCACTCAAGCTCAAGGAGATTAGCTACGTGCACGCCGAGGGCTTCGCTGGCGGTGAACTGAAACACGGGACGCTTGCTCTGGTAACCGAGGATACCCCAGTGCTCGCCACACTAACCGACGGTGCGAACCCGCAAGAGACGCTCAACAACGTCAAAGAGGTCCAGTCGCGGGGCGCACCTGTTGTCGGAATTTCCTCAATAGACGCTGCTGAATCGTACCTCGATGTTGGCTTTGCTGTCCCAGAGTTAGGTGAACTGGAGCCGCTAGTTGCGAATGTCTACCTCCAGTTGTTCGCGTACCATGTTGCGGACACGCTGGGACGGGACATCGACAAACCGCGTAACTTGGCGAAGAGCGTCACGGTGGAGTAA
- a CDS encoding sugar phosphate nucleotidyltransferase, translated as MKAVILAAGEGNRLRPLTERRPKPMLPVGNRPVLEHVLEAVVDAGIQEIVFVVGYERNRIQTHFGDGDDWGVEIEYAVQDTQLGTGHAVLQAEEFVSDSFVVLNGDRVIDDSLVSVVVDRVRTGESPVVSVTRVDNARNYGVVELDGDLVHAIYEKPGVGGSRSDVINAGVYGFEQGIFDEIRDTETSPSGELELTSTLDTMARDGGVGAVRYGDYWLDISYLWDLLSVNAAVVSQVGERATGERIPNQSVAADSAQVAESATVQPRVALGENVSVGPNAVVSNAVVLPDATIEAGTVVKDCIVGENATIGPNSTVVGGNARVVVEDEVHRDVRLGGVIGDNAVLGGGVVLDPGTVVGNHARVASSVSVSDRVPSGAEVRRG; from the coding sequence ATGAAGGCAGTAATACTCGCAGCAGGTGAGGGGAATCGACTCCGTCCGTTGACCGAGCGCAGACCGAAGCCGATGCTCCCGGTCGGGAATCGGCCGGTGCTTGAACACGTCTTGGAAGCGGTCGTCGACGCGGGAATCCAAGAAATAGTCTTCGTGGTCGGCTACGAGCGAAATCGCATTCAGACGCACTTCGGAGACGGTGACGACTGGGGTGTGGAAATCGAGTACGCTGTCCAAGACACGCAGCTCGGGACCGGCCACGCAGTCCTACAGGCCGAGGAGTTCGTGTCGGATTCATTCGTCGTGCTGAACGGCGACCGAGTCATCGACGATTCGCTCGTTTCTGTTGTCGTAGACCGCGTCCGTACTGGTGAGTCTCCAGTGGTCAGTGTCACGCGAGTGGACAACGCACGGAACTACGGCGTCGTGGAGTTGGATGGCGATCTGGTCCATGCGATTTACGAAAAGCCCGGGGTCGGCGGATCTCGCTCGGACGTCATCAACGCCGGCGTGTACGGATTCGAGCAGGGCATCTTCGACGAGATTCGCGACACAGAAACGTCACCGTCCGGCGAGCTCGAGTTGACCAGCACGCTCGACACAATGGCGCGAGACGGTGGCGTCGGAGCTGTCCGCTATGGCGACTACTGGCTGGACATCTCCTACCTTTGGGACCTCCTGTCGGTGAACGCGGCCGTGGTGTCGCAAGTGGGCGAGCGGGCGACCGGCGAGCGCATTCCGAATCAATCTGTGGCCGCGGATTCGGCGCAAGTCGCCGAGAGCGCGACTGTTCAGCCCAGAGTCGCACTCGGCGAGAACGTCTCGGTTGGCCCGAACGCCGTCGTCTCGAACGCCGTTGTCCTGCCAGACGCAACTATCGAGGCAGGAACCGTCGTCAAAGACTGCATCGTCGGCGAGAATGCCACTATCGGGCCGAACTCGACTGTCGTAGGGGGTAACGCTCGCGTAGTCGTCGAGGACGAAGTCCATCGAGACGTCAGACTCGGCGGGGTTATCGGGGACAACGCCGTGCTCGGCGGCGGCGTCGTGCTAGACCCCGGTACCGTGGTCGGGAATCACGCGAGGGTCGCCTCTAGCGTTTCAGTCAGTGATCGGGTGCCGTCCGGTGCGGAGGTGCGGAGGGGATAA
- the glmU gene encoding bifunctional sugar-1-phosphate nucleotidylyltransferase/acetyltransferase: MKAVVLAAGEGTRLRPLTVTRPKPLVPVAGRPLVEHVMDASSDVVDEFVLVVGYGAENVQSRIGSEFGDTPVSYVEQREQRGTAHAIACVREEINGQFLVLNGDVVVDQSLVSKLATSSGHAVATMPVDDPSNYGVVSVDDEALSGLVEKPDNPPSSLANLGLYAFEPAIFEAIDAVDESERGEYEVTDAVTTLLEWGETVSVVEHDGTWLDVGRPWEIIEATERLLSELGQSIEGIVEDRVTLEGPVVVEEGARVRDGTYIEGPVVVKAGADVGPNAYVRGATVLGEDSRVGNAVEVKNSVLFPEATVGHLSYVGDSVLGAGVNFGAGTKVANLRHDDANIRMRVKGSSVDTGRRKLGVVCGDDVKTGINTSLNAGVKLARGATTTPGETIMEDDNE; this comes from the coding sequence GTGAAAGCGGTTGTTCTCGCGGCGGGCGAAGGGACGCGGCTCCGACCACTGACAGTGACGCGACCGAAACCGCTCGTTCCAGTGGCTGGCCGGCCACTTGTGGAGCACGTCATGGACGCGAGCAGCGATGTCGTCGACGAGTTCGTCCTCGTCGTTGGGTACGGTGCAGAAAACGTGCAGTCACGAATCGGGAGCGAGTTCGGCGATACACCCGTCTCCTACGTCGAGCAGCGCGAGCAGCGGGGGACTGCACACGCGATAGCGTGCGTGAGGGAGGAAATAAACGGACAGTTTCTGGTGTTGAACGGCGACGTCGTCGTCGACCAGTCGCTGGTCTCGAAGTTAGCGACCTCAAGCGGCCACGCAGTGGCGACGATGCCAGTCGACGACCCCTCGAATTACGGCGTGGTGTCGGTCGACGACGAAGCGTTGTCGGGCCTTGTAGAGAAGCCTGATAATCCACCGAGCTCACTAGCAAATCTCGGCCTCTACGCCTTTGAGCCGGCAATCTTCGAGGCTATCGACGCCGTGGACGAGAGTGAGCGTGGCGAGTACGAAGTGACAGATGCTGTCACGACTCTCTTGGAGTGGGGAGAGACGGTATCTGTCGTAGAACACGACGGAACGTGGCTCGATGTCGGTCGCCCCTGGGAGATCATCGAAGCGACCGAACGGTTGCTCTCAGAGCTCGGCCAGTCGATCGAGGGGATCGTTGAGGACAGAGTGACTCTGGAAGGCCCAGTGGTCGTCGAGGAGGGAGCGCGCGTCCGTGACGGGACGTACATCGAGGGCCCGGTCGTCGTGAAGGCCGGTGCCGACGTCGGTCCGAACGCCTACGTTCGTGGGGCGACAGTGCTCGGCGAGGACAGCCGGGTCGGGAACGCGGTGGAGGTCAAGAACTCGGTGCTGTTCCCGGAAGCGACTGTCGGCCACCTCTCGTACGTGGGTGACAGTGTTCTAGGGGCGGGAGTGAACTTCGGTGCCGGGACCAAAGTAGCGAACCTCCGGCACGACGACGCGAACATCCGGATGCGCGTCAAGGGTTCGTCGGTCGACACCGGCCGGCGGAAACTCGGCGTGGTGTGTGGCGACGACGTAAAGACTGGTATTAACACGAGCCTAAATGCAGGCGTGAAACTGGCCCGCGGTGCAACAACGACGCCAGGGGAGACAATCATGGAGGATGACAACGAATGA
- the aglF gene encoding UTP--glucose-1-phosphate uridylyltransferase AglF, whose protein sequence is MQAVVLAAGEGTRLRPLTENKPKGMVEVAGKPILTHCFEQLVELGAEKLVVIVGYRKQNIISHYGDEFEGAPITYAHQREQKGLADALLKAEEHVDDDFMLMLGDNIFQANLEDVVSRQQEARADAAFLVEEVDWEEASRYGVCDTNDYGEIEEVVEKPDDPPSNLVMTGFYTFSPAIFHACKLVQPSDRGEYELSDAVDLLIKSGRTIDAIPMDGWRIDIGYPEDRDEAERRLQEAEA, encoded by the coding sequence ATGCAAGCAGTCGTACTCGCTGCAGGCGAGGGGACTCGTCTCCGCCCTCTCACAGAAAATAAACCGAAGGGTATGGTCGAAGTAGCAGGGAAACCCATTCTCACCCACTGCTTCGAACAACTCGTCGAACTCGGTGCTGAAAAGCTCGTCGTCATTGTGGGGTACCGGAAGCAGAACATCATCAGCCACTACGGCGACGAGTTCGAGGGAGCGCCCATCACGTACGCTCACCAGCGCGAGCAGAAGGGACTCGCTGATGCGCTCCTCAAGGCCGAAGAGCACGTCGACGACGACTTCATGCTGATGCTCGGGGACAATATCTTTCAGGCGAACCTCGAGGACGTAGTCAGCCGACAACAGGAGGCGCGGGCAGACGCGGCGTTCCTCGTCGAGGAAGTCGACTGGGAGGAAGCGAGCCGATACGGCGTCTGTGACACGAACGACTACGGTGAGATAGAGGAAGTGGTGGAGAAGCCCGACGACCCGCCGAGCAACCTCGTGATGACTGGTTTCTACACGTTCTCACCTGCGATTTTCCACGCCTGCAAACTAGTTCAGCCGTCTGACCGGGGCGAGTACGAACTCTCCGACGCGGTGGATCTGCTCATCAAGAGTGGTCGGACCATCGACGCAATTCCGATGGACGGTTGGCGGATCGACATTGGGTATCCGGAGGACAGGGACGAAGCAGAGCGTCGGTTGCAGGAGGCCGAGGCGTGA
- a CDS encoding oligosaccharide flippase family protein: protein MVNFLSNLVMSFSGFVATIFLTRTLGQEQYGAYVVVLSVLSWVAIAGTLGLPQAVRKRVSESDDGNYVVSGALAQLGLYAVVAVFLWIARPYLNAFMGLDATWILILMLAVRLGLGFVRNVLDGQHLVHVTSVLSPIEWTSRSIVQVALVLSGFGIAGAFAGYIVGAIVGSIIGMYFVSIPDRLPSRHEFYRLKSYAQFSWLSSVKGRTFLSMDTIILAVFVSNSLIAVYEVAWNLASLFAIFGASISKTLFPEMSKISSDEGTVDEIAGLLQVSLAYSGLFIIPGLVGAALLGDIVLTIYGPDFDVGYYILLVLTFARLLYGYMGQFLSTINALNYPDLTFYINVIFIVVNLTLNVILTWQFGWYGAAAATMMSAGIGLILGYYFAKQVINVSIPFSEVGKQCLSAGIMATVVIIGRFNTADSLPVVVVLVGIGAAVYFASLLVLSEEFRTTVADNLPFQLPSIVSK, encoded by the coding sequence ATGGTCAACTTCCTGTCGAACCTCGTTATGTCGTTCTCCGGATTCGTCGCGACCATCTTCCTGACACGGACTCTCGGCCAGGAGCAGTACGGGGCCTACGTGGTCGTGTTGTCGGTCCTTTCCTGGGTTGCTATTGCTGGAACACTCGGCCTTCCGCAGGCTGTTCGGAAGCGGGTCAGCGAGTCAGACGATGGAAATTACGTCGTTTCCGGAGCATTGGCGCAGCTCGGCCTGTACGCTGTGGTGGCTGTCTTCCTCTGGATTGCGCGACCCTACCTGAACGCCTTCATGGGCCTCGACGCCACCTGGATACTCATCCTGATGCTCGCAGTTCGGCTCGGACTCGGGTTCGTACGAAACGTTCTCGATGGACAACACCTCGTTCACGTCACGAGTGTCCTCTCGCCCATCGAATGGACGAGTCGTAGTATCGTTCAGGTCGCACTCGTTCTCTCTGGCTTCGGTATTGCTGGTGCGTTTGCTGGATACATTGTCGGTGCTATCGTGGGATCCATCATCGGCATGTACTTCGTCTCCATTCCAGATAGACTCCCGTCTCGGCACGAATTCTATCGGCTGAAATCATACGCGCAGTTCTCTTGGCTCAGCTCAGTCAAGGGGCGGACGTTCCTCTCGATGGACACTATCATTCTCGCTGTGTTCGTCTCCAACAGCCTCATCGCCGTCTACGAAGTGGCGTGGAACCTGGCTTCGCTGTTCGCAATTTTCGGCGCTTCGATCTCGAAAACGCTATTTCCCGAGATGAGCAAAATTTCGTCCGATGAGGGGACGGTTGACGAGATTGCTGGACTGCTTCAAGTCAGTCTTGCGTATTCTGGGCTTTTCATCATTCCCGGATTGGTCGGGGCCGCCCTCCTCGGCGACATCGTTCTCACTATCTACGGTCCCGATTTCGACGTTGGTTACTACATCCTCCTCGTTCTTACCTTCGCCCGGCTCTTGTACGGATATATGGGCCAATTCCTCTCCACGATTAATGCGCTAAATTATCCGGACTTAACCTTCTACATCAACGTCATCTTCATCGTCGTAAACCTCACACTGAACGTTATCCTGACGTGGCAATTCGGCTGGTATGGAGCAGCAGCAGCGACAATGATGTCAGCTGGCATTGGCCTAATTTTGGGTTACTACTTTGCGAAGCAGGTAATCAACGTGAGTATTCCCTTCTCCGAGGTTGGAAAGCAGTGTCTGTCAGCTGGAATTATGGCTACTGTCGTGATCATCGGCCGATTCAATACTGCCGACTCACTCCCCGTAGTCGTCGTCCTCGTCGGGATTGGTGCCGCAGTCTACTTCGCTTCGTTACTCGTTCTCTCCGAAGAGTTCCGTACGACTGTGGCGGATAACCTCCCGTTCCAGCTCCCCTCCATTGTATCGAAGTAG
- the aglJ gene encoding S-layer glycoprotein N-glycosyltransferase AglJ — MSEYEDVCALVPTRNEAATIADVVDGLYDVGIGHVLVVDGNSRDDTPQIAEAHGAEVVQQTGDGKGQAVRQGVERIDESYILLLDGDGTNPPEQAPRLLGPLVGGDAEHVVGDRTADMQPGAMSGLNQFGNRLINRAFRRIHGEDYGDILSGYRAFTAESFDRMFLSAEGFGIETEMAVECARHEIPVEVVPTTYRPRPEGSETNLHPISDGARIIVTLYSLAKTSNPLFYFGSIGAGFGAVGTALAVWIGYEWFGRGISHEALTVVAGVVLLLGVQLLIFGVLSDLVVTLHREQTRRIERLNEED; from the coding sequence ATGAGCGAGTACGAGGACGTGTGTGCGCTCGTTCCGACGCGGAACGAGGCGGCGACCATCGCCGACGTCGTGGATGGCCTGTACGACGTCGGTATCGGCCACGTCCTCGTCGTGGATGGGAACTCCAGAGACGACACGCCCCAGATCGCCGAGGCGCACGGCGCAGAGGTCGTCCAGCAGACGGGCGACGGGAAGGGGCAGGCGGTCCGACAGGGCGTCGAACGAATCGACGAATCCTACATTCTCCTCCTGGACGGTGACGGGACGAACCCGCCGGAGCAAGCCCCGCGTCTCCTCGGCCCGCTGGTCGGCGGGGACGCCGAGCACGTCGTCGGCGACCGGACGGCGGACATGCAGCCGGGTGCGATGTCGGGGCTCAACCAGTTCGGCAATCGACTCATCAACCGCGCCTTCCGGCGCATCCACGGCGAGGACTACGGCGACATTCTCTCGGGGTATCGGGCGTTCACGGCCGAGTCGTTCGACCGGATGTTCCTCTCGGCGGAGGGGTTCGGCATCGAGACGGAGATGGCCGTGGAGTGCGCGCGCCACGAGATTCCGGTCGAGGTCGTCCCGACGACGTACCGCCCGCGCCCCGAGGGGTCGGAGACGAACCTCCACCCGATATCGGACGGCGCGCGCATCATCGTCACGCTGTACAGTCTGGCGAAGACGTCGAATCCCCTGTTCTACTTCGGGAGCATTGGCGCGGGATTCGGTGCGGTCGGTACCGCGCTCGCCGTCTGGATCGGCTACGAGTGGTTCGGCCGGGGTATCTCCCACGAGGCGCTCACAGTGGTCGCGGGCGTCGTGTTGCTGCTGGGCGTCCAGCTACTCATCTTCGGGGTGCTTTCGGATCTGGTGGTGACGCTGCATCGCGAGCAGACCCGCCGTATCGAGCGCCTGAACGAAGAGGACTGA
- a CDS encoding VOC family protein — translation MLSSLSELALEVHHLEPAADWYETHLGLDGVRSDHEARYRVGETALVLREPSTVPRGGLHVHYALATPEDRYGEWLADLQREFDVVEFDFGSARSLYVDDPDDHCVEIGTGGRDGDAPLTGVFEVALEVEDLARAEACYEALGFDVVDRGEGRERTRLAGPMALELWEPQRGIADARGGVHADLRFETPDPDAAVDAVADRACSVETVGGDGASGPEARRVRDPDGHYLTFHAE, via the coding sequence ATGCTCTCGTCGCTCTCCGAACTCGCCCTCGAAGTCCACCACCTGGAACCGGCGGCCGACTGGTACGAGACCCACCTCGGGCTGGACGGGGTCCGCAGCGACCACGAGGCACGCTACCGGGTGGGAGAGACCGCGCTCGTCCTCCGGGAGCCGTCGACTGTCCCGCGCGGCGGCCTGCATGTCCACTACGCGCTGGCGACGCCCGAGGACCGATACGGGGAGTGGCTCGCCGACCTGCAGCGGGAGTTCGACGTGGTGGAGTTCGACTTCGGGAGCGCGCGCAGCCTCTACGTCGACGACCCGGACGACCACTGCGTCGAAATCGGGACCGGCGGGCGGGACGGCGACGCTCCCCTGACGGGGGTCTTCGAGGTCGCACTGGAGGTCGAGGACCTGGCGCGCGCCGAGGCGTGCTACGAGGCGCTGGGCTTCGATGTCGTGGACCGCGGGGAGGGCCGCGAGCGAACGCGGCTCGCCGGCCCGATGGCGCTGGAGCTCTGGGAGCCCCAGCGCGGCATCGCGGACGCCCGGGGCGGCGTCCACGCCGACCTCCGGTTCGAGACGCCGGACCCCGACGCGGCCGTCGACGCCGTCGCTGACCGGGCGTGCAGCGTCGAGACGGTCGGTGGCGACGGAGCCAGCGGACCGGAAGCGCGCCGCGTCCGCGACCCGGACGGGCACTACCTGACGTTCCACGCGGAGTAG
- a CDS encoding TRAM domain-containing protein, which produces MDYTVVGAGAGVAVLLLVVVVLVRRRSSGARQSKRAHDAAQKREPPVALGETYEFGVTEFADHHSGDRVAVGKVEGFVVFTEDVPTRVSEGDVIRATVTSFNRDETSADAIFEGTA; this is translated from the coding sequence ATGGATTACACAGTCGTCGGCGCAGGTGCCGGGGTCGCCGTCCTGCTGCTCGTCGTCGTCGTGCTGGTGCGGCGGCGGTCGTCGGGGGCACGCCAGTCGAAGCGCGCACACGACGCCGCCCAGAAGCGCGAGCCGCCCGTGGCGCTCGGTGAGACCTACGAGTTCGGCGTGACCGAGTTCGCGGACCACCACTCCGGGGACCGGGTGGCCGTCGGGAAGGTCGAGGGGTTCGTCGTCTTCACGGAGGACGTTCCGACGCGAGTCTCCGAGGGCGACGTCATCCGCGCGACGGTCACGTCGTTCAATCGGGACGAGACGTCCGCAGACGCCATCTTCGAGGGCACGGCGTAG
- the aglM gene encoding UDP-glucose 6-dehydrogenase AglM has protein sequence MRVSIVGSGYVGTTIAACFAELGHEVVNVDVDEDLVATINDGEAPIHEPGLEERIAAHAGGRLRATTDYDEVRETDVTFLALPTPSREDGSIDTSIMESGSESLGEALAGKDDHTVVVKSTVVPGTTEDVVEPALERGGFDGATLAMNPEFLRMGSAVEDFLDPDKVVFGARTEGDDTDGEAAYEVLREVYAPLLDEAPDAAVVETGLREAEMIKYANNAFLASKVSLVNDLGNVCKEFGVDAYEVADAIAHDDRISGRFLRSGVGWGGSCFPKDVAAITAAAKAEGYDPAMLEAAVEVNDGQPERLLSLLDDHVDVSGERVAVLGLSFKPGTDDIRGTRAIPVIDGLQERGADVVAYDPVAAEKMAEKRPDVAYADSARDALDGASGAVVVTDWDEFAALDDEFEAMAERVVVDGRRIVEPRDGLTYEGLTW, from the coding sequence GTGCGCGTGAGCATCGTCGGCAGCGGCTACGTCGGCACGACAATCGCGGCGTGTTTCGCCGAGCTCGGCCACGAGGTTGTGAACGTGGACGTCGACGAGGACTTGGTGGCGACTATCAACGACGGCGAGGCCCCGATCCACGAGCCGGGGCTCGAAGAACGCATCGCCGCGCACGCCGGCGGTCGGCTGCGCGCGACCACCGACTACGACGAGGTGCGGGAGACGGACGTGACGTTCCTCGCGCTCCCGACGCCGTCCCGCGAGGACGGCAGCATCGACACGTCAATCATGGAGTCCGGCTCGGAGTCCCTCGGGGAAGCGCTCGCCGGGAAGGACGACCACACAGTCGTCGTCAAGAGCACTGTCGTCCCCGGGACGACCGAAGATGTCGTCGAGCCCGCGCTCGAACGCGGCGGGTTCGACGGCGCGACGCTCGCGATGAACCCGGAGTTCCTCCGGATGGGGTCGGCCGTCGAGGACTTCCTCGACCCCGACAAGGTCGTGTTCGGCGCGCGCACTGAGGGCGACGACACCGACGGCGAGGCGGCCTACGAGGTGCTCCGCGAGGTGTACGCACCACTGCTGGACGAGGCACCCGACGCGGCCGTCGTCGAGACCGGGCTTCGGGAGGCCGAGATGATAAAGTACGCGAACAACGCCTTCCTCGCGTCGAAGGTCAGTCTCGTCAACGACCTCGGGAACGTCTGCAAGGAGTTCGGCGTCGACGCCTACGAGGTCGCAGACGCCATCGCCCACGACGACCGAATCAGCGGCCGGTTCCTGCGCTCGGGCGTCGGCTGGGGCGGCAGCTGCTTCCCGAAAGACGTCGCCGCCATCACGGCCGCGGCGAAGGCCGAGGGCTACGACCCGGCGATGCTGGAGGCGGCCGTCGAGGTCAACGACGGGCAGCCCGAACGCCTCCTGTCGCTGCTGGACGACCACGTGGACGTGTCCGGCGAGCGCGTCGCCGTGCTCGGGCTGTCGTTCAAGCCGGGGACCGACGACATCCGGGGCACGCGAGCGATTCCGGTCATCGACGGCCTCCAGGAGCGCGGCGCGGACGTCGTCGCCTACGACCCGGTGGCGGCGGAGAAGATGGCCGAGAAACGTCCGGACGTCGCGTACGCCGACAGCGCACGCGACGCACTCGACGGCGCGTCCGGTGCGGTCGTCGTCACTGACTGGGACGAGTTCGCGGCGCTCGACGACGAGTTCGAGGCGATGGCCGAACGCGTCGTCGTCGACGGGCGGCGCATCGTCGAGCCGCGGGACGGCCTCACCTACGAAGGCCTCACCTGGTAA
- a CDS encoding DUF5779 family protein, which yields MSDGFNLDLRRAEEEIDIPDDFEGGVTLGVLDGDTSDSEWLDEIQRGCVLFLAVEGDLNELAAGFAGDVKDAGGSLVHFREFLVVAPPGVDVDAGRL from the coding sequence ATGAGCGACGGCTTCAACCTCGACCTGCGGCGCGCCGAGGAGGAGATCGACATCCCCGACGACTTCGAGGGCGGCGTCACACTCGGCGTACTGGACGGCGACACGTCCGACTCGGAGTGGCTGGACGAGATTCAGCGCGGGTGCGTGCTCTTCCTCGCCGTCGAGGGCGACCTGAACGAACTCGCTGCCGGGTTCGCGGGCGACGTGAAGGACGCCGGCGGGTCGCTCGTCCACTTCCGGGAATTCCTCGTTGTCGCACCGCCCGGCGTCGACGTCGACGCCGGGCGGCTGTGA
- a CDS encoding DUF7557 family protein, translating to MPKIMLSEETVERLDGLRTDDESYDELVAELLNIYEAEELTMFRSGDG from the coding sequence ATGCCGAAGATCATGCTCAGCGAGGAGACGGTCGAACGGCTCGACGGCCTCCGGACCGACGACGAGTCCTACGACGAGCTCGTCGCGGAGCTGTTGAACATCTACGAGGCCGAGGAACTCACGATGTTCCGGTCCGGCGACGGCTGA
- a CDS encoding DUF5799 family protein: protein MTDGWQDLIVGARMSVDQQFADRVQASGLSRPQWGLVMTAVEFEFEDADDPEAARIVANTSSLEHVLPEMDNVDQQMGGMGPGGDSSGGSGVVGGIKDALGIGGDDDDHEELADESQELAQAYADELQAFLEEEGRFEEVRRAAAGES, encoded by the coding sequence ATGACTGACGGATGGCAGGACCTCATCGTCGGCGCGCGAATGAGCGTCGACCAGCAGTTCGCGGACCGCGTGCAGGCGTCGGGACTCTCCCGGCCCCAGTGGGGACTCGTGATGACCGCCGTCGAGTTCGAGTTCGAGGACGCCGACGACCCCGAGGCGGCCCGCATCGTCGCGAACACGTCCAGCCTGGAGCACGTGCTGCCGGAGATGGACAACGTCGACCAGCAGATGGGCGGGATGGGGCCCGGCGGCGACTCCTCGGGCGGCAGCGGCGTCGTCGGCGGTATCAAGGACGCGCTCGGCATCGGCGGTGACGACGACGACCACGAGGAGCTGGCGGACGAATCACAGGAGCTCGCCCAGGCCTACGCCGACGAACTGCAGGCGTTCCTCGAGGAGGAGGGCCGCTTCGAAGAAGTCCGGCGCGCCGCTGCCGGCGAGTCGTAG